A stretch of DNA from Cryptomeria japonica chromosome 4, Sugi_1.0, whole genome shotgun sequence:
TCTATGAATTTTAACGTGCCCAAATTGTTTGAGGACAAAGATGCATGTATTCCTCACCATAGGTATAGCATTTCCATTTCTTAGCTCTTCCAATAATCAAATGCATTTAATTTTTGAATAGTAGTTTACAAATCAAAATCTGGTGAGTTTTTGTTCATTTATTGGCTCCATCTGAATGTTGCGATTTTTTTTGGCATTTCAATGAGACAGGACTTTAGCAGTGCTATATTAGAAATTCTTAACAGCAAATGATGAAGAAAACTCTTACCTTTTGTTAAATTGCGTTTCTCAAAACACTAATTTGAATCCCATGTATAGGATACTTGATCTTAAAATTGGAAGACAAGTACTTCAGAAAGGGTTACTTTGGAATTGATGTTATTGCTGGAAATGTGGTAACTACCTACTTACCAGGTCAAGAATTTGATAGATGCAGGGGCGGATGTACTCAGAGTTGGGATGGGCTCAGGTTCAATGGAAGGTGGAAGTGCACATCTTATTACCCTGCAGAATAATGAAGTGTGCATTCATGGGGAATTATAGGGGCCCTACGGGTCTGCCCGACACTCTTAAGCTATTCCCCCACCCCACTCCTACGGGCAGTTCGCTAACTAGACTTGGGATACAGGTTATCCGGAGATGAATGGACTATCAAAATGGAGTCAAATCGGAAGCATGAATCTCTTCCCACTGAATCAAATCGATTGAGTTCGCTGCCTACCATTATAATAAGGGCATAGGAATGGTCCGAATGTTTTTTCAACAGAGAGATGAAGTAAGCATTTTTGGGTGCTTTTGAAAATAAATCAGCAAAACACAAAAtgtttaattatgttgtataattACTGCAGAACGCACAAACTCATAGATGGTCTCCGAGagtttaaaatgtatatatattttggATTAATAAACAAATCCAACAACTCACCTGAAAACACTGGTCGCAAATGGAACCCTTGATCATAGAACCAACCCACAAAAACCACTGTTCTGTTACCAAAAATCACCATTTTTCACAAGGGGAAAAAGGTTACATTTTCATTTGAATCCAGGCAATGAGCTGCTTCTTTTCAGAATTGACGTAAATGAtgccaaatgcaaatgaaatgagctTGTCGAAGTTAAAACTCTGCAAATCTGAACTTTCGAGAGAAACTGCCTGAGGATAACCCCaagtatatattttaaattaaatctcCTCTGGCGAAACCAAATGAAATGTACTGAAAATAATGCGATTTCACCTCAAATCGTCCTCGGCAGAACTAATATAACAAATGCCATGAACACAGCTTAATCAACATGGAAGATACCATGCCATTGGACATTGCAGCATTTACAAAACACCAAACATAAATCATCTCCTgacaaaatataatattttgacaCAGTGCATAGATACTTATACAGTATCAAACGTTTTCGCCATTATTAGTTTTGGCAATTGTAATAGATTTAGCAATTGTATTCTAACCGTACAGTACAATAAGACGTCATAGAAAATCTATGCCAACAGTCCATTTAATTTGGGCATCAATGTAGTGAtgaatcagatttctcagatgggATTCTCTTCTGTATCGCACAAAATTTCTTAATGAGATtttaagaaaagaaagaagataagATAGAATTTCTTGTACAGATTTTGATGGCGatgaaaattatttttctttaatattttttggtTAAACTTAACGATGGTATTGTAAATTACATTAACAAGTTGAAATCAACAAAGACAAAATCTACCATTCACGTAGGTCTGCAAAGGCCAAGTTAACAGACATGACCCTTGATCTTGTCCCATGAAGGACGTAAGATTGTATTTATTCAACCATTATCACTAGTATTTTGGCATCCATCTTGTTATTCTTCTAGGAAGGGACCAGAGAAGCAAAATGAGCGCATTTCGAAGCATCCCCTCCATTTGTAAAAGTTCGAAATATGTTCCTTCCCCAAAACTCCAAGATAAACTGTTGGATCCTCCTCCCCAATGGCGAAAATGCTCTCTTCCCCAAACACCAAATAGTAAGGGTGTCATTTCTGGTATTCTTGGCCCTTCACCAATGACACCCAATAGTAAGTGTAGGATTTCTCGATCTAGATCTAGAATGGAAAGAAATTCCACTAGGAGTAGCACATCTTTTGGGTATCTTTATCCTTCAGAGGAGATCATGAAAGAATTGTATGTTAATTTTGTTCAAGATATGAATCCAGACGAAGTAGACTTCATGCCAAGCCTAATGTTTCAAGTAGAGCAAGCTCATTGGCACTATGAGGACAATATAGTAGATCAAGATCCTCGTTTCAAGTCCCTTAGCATAAAGGACTTCACCTATCTTTTCTTTAAGAGTTGTGATCCATTTAAAATTTACCATGCCAACCATGTAAATGATATACTTGATGAATTCAAGGCCTTTAAGCACTCCGTTCCAGTTGCGGGCTCAATAATTTTGGACCAGTCCCATAAGAGGTGTTTGCTTGTGAAGGGCTGGAAGAGTAATTCTTGGAGTTTTCCTAGGGGAAAGAGGGAAGATCCTGATGAAAAAGATCACATATGTGCTATTAGAGAAACCATGGAAGAGGTAGGATATGATATAAGCCCATTTTTGAATATCAATGACCTCATTGAGCATTCTGAAGAGAAGAAACGAGTGGTTTTGTATATTATCAGAGGAGTGGATGAGAAATATCCTTTTGAACCAAGGACCAAAAAGGAAGTCAGTGAAATTGCTTGGCATCCACTCCAAATCATGGGAAAAAAATGTAACAAGTATTTTATGGTTGGCCCATTTCTACACAAATTGGAGAAGTGGATTAAAAGAAATCGCATGATCTCATCTACAACACCACTGAATGAAATTGGCGAGATATGCACTATTTGGAAAGCTGATAAAGAACAAATGAATTCGACTCCAAGGAGGTTTTCTGTAACACCCAATGTTAAAATTAATACTCCTAACCCTTTTCAAATGGGTCCTTCAACTGCATGTAGAGAGCTTCAAAATAGTACCCCTAATTCTGCTCAAAAGCGTGCTTCCACTCCTAGTTGGAGTAAAAGTAATCTCAATAATTGTAGTCAAAGGCGTTCTTCCAGTCATTGTTGGAATTCTCAAACTAGTTCTCCTTGTTCAAATAGTTCTAGATATCATTATCCTAAAACAGAATCAATTACTTCTCCTTATCCACCTAGATCTTCTCCTTGTCCACCAAGATCAATTACTTCTCCTTATCCACCTAGATCTTCTCCTTATCCACCTAGATCAATTACTTCTCCTTATCCACCTAGATCTTCTCCTTATCCACCTAGATCTCCTGATTTAAGTACTTATTTAAGTTCTTCTCCTTATCCTAAATATCGTATTCCTCATCATAGAAAAATGGAGGCTTCAGATGCATCTTCGTGGTTAAGATGGTAGttcttttaaagtttgaaaaatcaTGAGAACAAAAAGAGTTGTTTATTGATTGTACACGATTCTTCTACATCAGTATATAGCAAGATATAATAAACTTTTACCAGACACAATCATGATATCTCAGAAATCTATTTTCATTAGCAATATATAAATAATAAGAAGTGATGAATTTGTGGATATATAGAATAGTAGAACAACAGATGTCATTACTTGCTATTAAATATATCTACCAAACCAAGAAAATATTGGTTTGTTTTCTCCAGTTATATTTTAGATTAGATGTTTTAAGTTGATATCTCTCCTGCTAAATATATGATTTATGAAGATATTGAATTTACTTAA
This window harbors:
- the LOC131061119 gene encoding mRNA-decapping enzyme subunit 2-like, translating into MERNSTRSSTSFGYLYPSEEIMKELYVNFVQDMNPDEVDFMPSLMFQVEQAHWHYEDNIVDQDPRFKSLSIKDFTYLFFKSCDPFKIYHANHVNDILDEFKAFKHSVPVAGSIILDQSHKRCLLVKGWKSNSWSFPRGKREDPDEKDHICAIRETMEEVGYDISPFLNINDLIEHSEEKKRVVLYIIRGVDEKYPFEPRTKKEVSEIAWHPLQIMGKKCNKYFMVGPFLHKLEKWIKRNRMISSTTPLNEIGEICTIWKADKEQMNSTPRRFSVTPNVKINTPNPFQMGPSTACRELQNSTPNSAQKRASTPSWSKSNLNNCSQRRSSSHCWNSQTSSPCSNSSRYHYPKTESITSPYPPRSSPCPPRSITSPYPPRSSPYPPRSITSPYPPRSSPYPPRSPDLSTYLSSSPYPKYRIPHHRKMEASDASSWLRW